The following proteins come from a genomic window of Pelmatolapia mariae isolate MD_Pm_ZW linkage group LG17, Pm_UMD_F_2, whole genome shotgun sequence:
- the LOC134616014 gene encoding proline and serine-rich protein 2, whose product MDFRLQEKSHLYYKVNGSSSRPGDDQDLSQEEQDCIQFFEKTIDSLEASLEEDDWRLVRARPFESATQEVARPVAMSANPYTTNPKDHDIIDLVHQEADSKQPIFSPNHRGFQTMVPPPESHFEIKPRHNPMDSLPSEYNPPLPSGMSGQTDTSYHPAGSVPTPVLIAKKIAENQSGGTANFLPSLHRLSVDEKPSTDHPVKQGPPTSAKPTHYPDNINMIVGSKDRQNQPPPNVSIQERQAHMLANLGAGSSPTTLEAHHPTTTETGPKSPEAHVTTPPQSLIHADRKPEVRRTSSSRSNEDRNPQPSLSPPAVAQSSSYPPPVENKVSIPQQPSEVTSLALNSYGGKSIVVHPSVGSKSEPAPSTTSHEPRTHASALSNPSDPNAYGGKSKVMTPGSLSGSRTELPDILSSHMDRSQTLPYKSELLQPEHNSYGGKSRSFNPVTGLYRTSENPARGSKPPAPTPAPRPPRHSYHGIVVPQKPATPLSTDNRRRSNSMFRPQGITVQFSGRGEMNESRREALRKLGLLKKS is encoded by the exons ATGGACTTCCGTCTGCAGGAAAAATCTCACCTCTACTACAAGGTCAATGGGAGCAGCTCCAGACCAGGC GATGATCAAGACCTGAGTCAGGAGGAGCAGGACTGCATCCAGTTCTTTGAGAAAACCATCGATTCACTGGAGGCGAGTTTAGAGGAGGACGACTGGAGGCTTGTGCGAGCGAGGCCCTTTGAAAGCGCCACTCAAGAGGTCGCTAGACCTGTGGCTATGAGCGCCAACCCCTACACTACCAACCCCAAAGATCACGATATTATTGACTTGGTCCACCAGGAAGCAGACTCTAAACAGCCGATCTTCAGTCCCAACCATCGAG GCTTTCAGACTATGGTGCCACCCCCTGAAAGCCACTTTGAGATAAAGCCAAGGCACAATCCGATGGACAGCTTGCCTTCAGAGTACAACCCTCCCCTCCCGAGTGGCATGTCCGGGCAGACGGACACCTCCTACCACCCGGCAGGCAGTGTCCCCACCCCCGTGCTGATTGCCAAGAAGATAGCTGAGAACCAGTCCGGAGGAACAGCTAACTTCCTTCCTTCACTCCACCGCCTCAGCGTGGATGAAAAGCCAAGCACAGATCATCCAGTGAAGCAGGGTCCTCCTACATCTGCCAAGCCTACCCACTACCCTGACAACATCAACATGATCGTTGGCAGCAAGGACCGCCAAAACCAGCCACCACCTAATGTGAGCATCCAGGAGAGACAGGCGCATATGCTGGCAAACCTAG GTGCAGGCAGCAGTCCCACAACACTGGAAGCTCATCATCCAACAACAACTGAGACTGGGCCCAAATCGCCCGAAGCCCATGTCACTACCCCACCTCAGAGCCTGATTCACGCTGACAGGAAACCCGAGGTTCGGAGGACATCGTCCTCTAGGAGCAATGAAGACAGAAACCCCCAACCAAGCCTGTCGCCTCCAGCTGTCGCACAGAGCAGCTCCTATCCACCTCCTGTGGAAAACAAAGTGTCCATCCCCCAGCAGCCATCTGAGGTGACCTCGTTGGCACTTAACAGCTACGGAGGAAAATCCATCGTGGTCCACCCTTCTGTTGGCTCCAAGAGTGAACCTGCACCCTCAACAACAAGCCATGAACCCAGAACCCACGCTTCTGCACTCTCAAACCCCAGTGATCCCAACGCCTACGGGGGAAAGAGCAAAGTCATGACCCCCGGTTCCCTATCTGGCTCCAGGACCGAGCTTCCCGACATCCTTAGCTCACACATGGACAGGAGTCAAACCTTGCCCTACAAATCGGAGCTGCTGCAGCCCGAGCACAACAGCTACGGAGGAAAGAGCCGAAGCTTCAACCCGGTCACCGGCTTATATCGCACTTCAGAAAACCCAGCAAGGGGTTCCAAACCTCCAGCCCCAACACCGGCCCCGAGACCTCCTCGGCACTCCTACCATGGCATCGTTGTTCCCCAGAAACCTGCGACGCCCTTGTCCACAGACAACAGGCGAAGATCCAACTCGATGTTCCGTCCCCAAGGCATCACGGTGCAGTTTTCTGGTCGAGGGGAGATGAACGAATCACGCAGAGAGGCACTGAGGAAACTAGGGTTGCTGAAAAAGTCTTGA